In the genome of Maribacter forsetii DSM 18668, the window TCACGAACAGGTGTTGTTTTACCGGTAGCAATTACCCAATCTTCTGCTTCGTCTGCTTGAAGAATCATCCACATCATACGAACATAATCTTTGGCATGACCCCAATCTCGTTGCGCATCTAAATTACCCAAGTAAATTTTGTCTTGTAGACCTAAACCAATTCTTGCAGCTGCTCTTGTAATTTTTCTAGTAACAAAAGTTTCTCCTCTAATTGGAGATTCGTGATTAAAAAGAATACCGTTACAAGCAAACATATCATAGGCTTCTCTATAGTTTACGGTAATCCAAAATGCATACATTTTAGCTACTGCATACGGGCTACGTGGGTAAAAAGGAGTAGTTTCCGATTGTGGAACCTCTTGTACTTTTCCATACAATTCTGAAGTTGATGCCTGGTAAATACGGGTCTTTTTCTCAAGACCTAACAAACGTACGGCGTCTAAAATCCTTAATGTACCTAAACCATCTGCATTACCCGTATATTCAGGTACTTCAAACGATACATGTACATGGCTCATTGCCGCTAGATTATAAATCTCATCTGGTTGTATTTCTTGTATTAATCTAATAAGATTGGTACTATCTGTCATATCACCATAATGAAGAACAAAATTTCTATGTTCTACATGTGGATCTTGGTAAAGATGATCTATTCTATCCGTGTTGAAAAGAGATGCTCTTCTTTTTAATCCATGAACTTCATATCCTTTTTTTAATAAAAATTCACTTAAATAAGCGCCGTCTTGACCTGTAACTCCAGTGATTAATGCTATTTTCATACTATTGTAAAATGGATTTATAATGTTTTATCGTTTCATTGATTATCTAAATGCTTTATTTGAAATTTAGATAATAATAGATTTAAAATTCTGTATTGATTAAATGCACCCACAAAACCAATCATTCGAAAATGAATTTCTGTTTTAACCGTAAGAATACTTGAGAAGTTTAAAGGAGTGTGGAGAATCATTTGTTTTTAAAGTTATTATAACTAGTTTTTAATAGTAAATATAAACCTTACCACTACCTAGATTATAATTATTTAAAAGTTTGTATCAATTATCATTGAAAAAAATCATTAATGATCGTACTAACTATGGTTAATGGTTGTGAGGCAAATTTAGAATATTATTTAAGTAATATCGCTCAAAAAAATTAAACCTTAGGCCAACTATTGATTTATTCGATAAACTGTGTTTGAAGTATCTATTTTACATGATAATATAAAATTAAGCTATTGAAACCTTCAAGAATGCAACATTTCTTTGTTGATAATGGATAAAGCTTTTGTGGAATTTAATGCTCTTTTTTAAATCATTTAGAAAACTATTGTTTAATTGAAATAGTTTTCACAAAATCTCATTGTAGTCTTTGTCTTACTAGCTTTGAGCATAATGGTGAATTTGAACAATTGATTAAATTCTCTGGTGTGCGTGGACATGTAAATAGCTTGTTTTGTTTTTTGTTCTGTTTAATTTGATAAGTAGCATACTTATAAGTTTGGTGTACTTGTTTTGTACGTGTATGCATCTTTTATTATTATGAAATAACTGTAAATAATGTTAAAATTTAATAAATTATACATTTTTTAAGGGAAGTTGTTGATATTTAGCTTAAGTTTATTTCATCTAATCTTAAAGTTTCTTTGCTGATTTATTAGAAAAGAAAGCTGCACTTAGATTTATAATTTTTATTGTTTTTCCCCGTTATTTTATCAATTTAAACCACCGTATGATGATATCTAACATTTTAAACGGGAAACTAATGTCTCCTTGTCAGAAGAAAAAGTTAGTTTCTCTTGAGAATTGCTACATGCACCTAAAACCGTATTTTAAGGTAAGAAAAGGTGCTAAAACTAATGAAGCCAATAAGGTATTGGCTCGTGAAATATCTAAGAATGTAAAAGTTCAAAGTACATTCAATTCTATAGAACAAAATCAAATTCTGTACGCTAAATTAATGACCGAAAGATTGTTGAAGGTTTAAGTAATTAGAATTGGTAGTATGTATAATAACTACTCAATTGATGTATAAATAAGAAAGTTCTGAGTTTAATAATAAACTCAGAACTTTTTTATGTCTTATTTTACTTGAAGTTTAAATCCCGTTAATTTATATAGGTATTTATTTTTATTTTTCCACAGAGGTAATTACTTCGTTGTCCATGAATTTTGTGGATTTATAAAACGTCTTTTTTTGTATCATTGAAACAGACAACTCTTTTTATTTACACATTAGCGAAACTAAATTCGTTTTCCGTGGAATATAAATATATTTATCCCTGTAAATAAAGAATTTCGTACCTTCAATACAGCGTTATAGCGGTATTATTTAAACTGTTGTTATACGTTTTAGATGTACGAGCCCCCATATTCTTAAATACACTAACCTATATTATTAAAGAGTCTTGGAAGTACTTACATATTTTAACCCTTTTGAAGGACCAGAATTAAAGCATATTTTGCATACTACAGATGCACAAGAAGAAATTTGGTATTCTTGTTATTTTGGTGGTGATGATGCAAATAAGGCCTATAACCTTTCATTAACAATAGCGTTTCAAGGAAAGCTTGACGTTGCGGCTTTGCAATGGTCTGTAGATATGCTAATAAATAGGCATGAATCTCTGCGATCTGTCTTTAGTCCTGATGGAAAATTCATTAATGTATTTTCTTCTATCATCGCCAATATAGATTTACAAGATTTTTCTGATTTACCGACTCTGGACAAAGAAACTGCAATAAAGAACTATACGAAACAAGATATTGGTAAGGCGTTTGACTTAACTAAAGAGCAGCTCATAAGATTTGCTATCCTTAAAACAGATGTTTACAATTTTCAGTTTATTATGACCACACATCATATTGTTTGTGATGGTTGGTCTTTAGGTATTATAATGCAGGAATTAGGTGCTTTGTATTC includes:
- the gmd gene encoding GDP-mannose 4,6-dehydratase — its product is MKIALITGVTGQDGAYLSEFLLKKGYEVHGLKRRASLFNTDRIDHLYQDPHVEHRNFVLHYGDMTDSTNLIRLIQEIQPDEIYNLAAMSHVHVSFEVPEYTGNADGLGTLRILDAVRLLGLEKKTRIYQASTSELYGKVQEVPQSETTPFYPRSPYAVAKMYAFWITVNYREAYDMFACNGILFNHESPIRGETFVTRKITRAAARIGLGLQDKIYLGNLDAQRDWGHAKDYVRMMWMILQADEAEDWVIATGKTTPVREFVRMAFAEMGIEIEFKGEGVDEKGYVKSCSNPDIQVEIGKEVLAVDPKYFRPTEVELLIGDATKANTKLGWIPEYDLQGLVKDMMTHDLKLMQKDQYLKKGGYVTFNYFE